One window from the genome of Paenibacillus azoreducens encodes:
- the pstA gene encoding phosphate ABC transporter permease PstA: MTTLSRSRKMQRSLVYNKLATWAFYTLGALVLLLIFWLLFSILSKGLPGLSLEFLTKIPEDMDAGGGIGPVLFNSFYILFLSLVISIPIGLGAGIYMAEYAPENKFTEVLRICVESLSSVPSIVFGMLGLAIFAEYFQIGLTILGGAVSLAFLNLPMLARVTEEAVRAVPTDVKNASYALGMTKFQCIRTVVLPMALQGIITGICLVAGRAFGESAVILLTAGLSTSGEMWDFNLFSPGETLAVHLWYVQSEAIVEDAAQIADRSAAVLVVVVLLINLLFRIPLWINNRKLKR, from the coding sequence ATGACTACTTTGTCGCGCAGCCGTAAAATGCAAAGATCGCTTGTTTATAACAAGCTGGCAACATGGGCCTTCTATACGCTGGGGGCGCTGGTGCTGCTTCTTATCTTTTGGCTTTTGTTCTCGATTCTCAGCAAAGGGCTTCCGGGTTTGTCGCTCGAATTTTTGACCAAAATTCCTGAGGACATGGATGCGGGCGGCGGGATTGGACCGGTTCTTTTCAATTCTTTTTACATTTTGTTTCTTTCTCTTGTCATTTCGATCCCGATCGGTCTGGGTGCGGGTATTTACATGGCGGAATATGCGCCTGAAAATAAGTTTACCGAGGTATTGCGCATCTGCGTGGAAAGCCTCTCTTCCGTGCCTTCCATCGTATTCGGCATGCTGGGTTTGGCTATTTTCGCGGAATATTTCCAAATCGGTTTGACGATTCTCGGCGGTGCTGTCAGCTTGGCTTTCCTCAACCTGCCGATGCTGGCCCGGGTGACGGAGGAAGCGGTTCGGGCGGTGCCGACGGACGTGAAAAACGCCTCTTACGCGCTTGGAATGACCAAGTTTCAATGTATCCGCACGGTGGTCCTGCCGATGGCGCTGCAGGGGATTATTACCGGCATCTGTCTTGTAGCGGGTCGGGCTTTCGGTGAATCGGCCGTTATTTTGCTGACCGCAGGTCTCAGCACGTCAGGGGAAATGTGGGATTTCAATCTGTTTTCGCCTGGCGAAACATTAGCCGTTCATCTCTGGTATGTTCAGTCGGAGGCGATCGTCGAAGATGCTGCACAGATTGCCGACAGATCGGCGGCGGTGCTGGTCGTGGTTGTTCTGCTCATTAATCTGCTGTTCCGGATCCCGCTGTGGATCAATAACCGCAAGTTGAAGCGTTAG
- a CDS encoding CynX/NimT family MFS transporter has product MNSVTQVKNETDQTPVSTGLKAVILLLGIIMIATTLRSPITAVGPLVETIRNDTGMSHTLAGLLTTFPLLAFALISPLAPKMARKWGMERTLFAGIIIVTTGIILRFVPSLAALFAGTILLGIGIAVGNVLLPSLIKRDFPLRVGVMTGIYSVSMNVFAAVASGISIPVSRQLSSGWRGSLLMWGILSLAALIVWLPQLRYRHQERNARISSHGSVWGSGLAWQVTIVMGLQSFVFYSIVAWLPEMLTERGMNASTAGLMLSLMQLFSVPATFIVPILAARFKNQRGLVVATFLCFILGFVFLLAGSNALVSVTMILIGIGTGSAFGVVTMFFTLRTRHTHQAAELSGMAQSIGYLLAAIGPFLIGFVHDLTGGWIAAIGLLFLVAIIYMMAGWGAGSDRYIGEEHVKTSVN; this is encoded by the coding sequence ATGAATAGCGTAACACAAGTAAAAAACGAGACAGACCAAACGCCTGTATCTACCGGATTAAAGGCAGTCATATTGCTGCTTGGCATTATTATGATTGCAACCACGCTGCGTTCCCCTATTACAGCGGTCGGGCCGCTTGTTGAAACGATCCGCAATGACACCGGAATGTCCCACACCCTGGCCGGGCTGCTGACGACATTTCCATTGCTCGCATTTGCTTTGATTTCGCCTCTGGCTCCCAAAATGGCCCGGAAGTGGGGGATGGAGAGAACTCTTTTTGCAGGAATAATTATCGTAACCACAGGAATCATATTGCGGTTTGTGCCATCCCTGGCAGCTTTGTTTGCCGGTACGATTCTTCTTGGTATTGGTATTGCCGTTGGCAACGTACTGCTGCCCAGTCTGATTAAACGGGATTTCCCGCTCCGGGTTGGCGTGATGACGGGAATTTATTCCGTATCGATGAACGTGTTTGCGGCGGTTGCTTCCGGTATCAGCATTCCGGTATCCAGACAGCTTAGTTCCGGATGGCGCGGTTCGCTATTGATGTGGGGCATTTTATCCCTTGCCGCGCTCATCGTCTGGCTGCCGCAACTGCGCTACCGCCACCAAGAAAGAAATGCCCGGATCTCGTCCCATGGCAGTGTATGGGGCTCCGGGCTGGCTTGGCAGGTGACCATTGTGATGGGACTGCAATCTTTTGTGTTTTATTCCATTGTCGCCTGGCTTCCCGAAATGTTGACCGAACGGGGAATGAACGCTTCCACGGCAGGGCTGATGCTTTCACTGATGCAGCTGTTCAGCGTGCCGGCTACATTTATCGTTCCGATTCTTGCAGCCCGGTTTAAAAATCAGCGCGGACTTGTTGTCGCCACGTTTTTGTGTTTTATCCTTGGTTTTGTCTTTTTGCTGGCCGGATCCAATGCCCTGGTTTCCGTTACCATGATTCTGATCGGCATTGGAACAGGTTCTGCTTTTGGAGTTGTGACCATGTTCTTTACGCTTCGCACGCGCCATACGCATCAGGCTGCTGAATTATCCGGCATGGCCCAATCCATCGGATATTTGCTGGCAGCTATCGGACCGTTCCTTATCGGTTTTGTCCATGATTTAACGGGCGGCTGGATTGCGGCGATTGGACTCCTGTTTTTAGTAGCTATCATCTATATGATGGCGGGATGGGGAGCTGGAAGCGACCGTTATATTGGAGAGGAACATGTTAAAACCTCCGTCAACTGA
- a CDS encoding glycosyltransferase family 8 protein: MIELALAFNDRDGSYAEHAAAVLTSVFRNTGSQINVHILHDETLTEENKLRLVQLSSSFNHTINFYPVTLPPEISEALAGTISMNRWTSGSMYRLLIPSLIPTDKVIYLDCDVIVNMDISELWATDLGGCYLGAIHDQGIMGVAHIVAAFGLNPESYFNSGVILFGLNNIRQKLNWYEEMVNFLRSHPDTTMPDQDVLNHVFGRNFLPLDQRFNSFHINGLEPDFHQKIVHFAGDIKCWDPLSPGFGLYQDHLNLTPWRIPSEQLAQLVQTVEPMRHVEHAGHIDHAGAEHPGPAQSFDPLDPAQPMPALRPAQKTRSVRSVRRRISRRKVRARGRYLLLKRKNRKISLSKSGGIGIRQSRRLKVKQRRKENPASLNKTTSGTRMKSKKTVVLQSTKKHIPLKSGSRLNRRSNIPLPLLNIRKTSIDVLSKKTDRI, from the coding sequence ATGATCGAATTGGCTTTGGCTTTTAACGATCGGGATGGAAGTTACGCGGAGCACGCCGCTGCTGTTCTCACGTCGGTTTTTCGCAACACGGGTTCCCAGATCAATGTTCATATCCTTCATGATGAAACTTTAACCGAAGAGAACAAGCTCAGGCTGGTACAGCTTTCTTCGTCTTTTAATCACACTATCAACTTTTATCCGGTTACCCTGCCCCCTGAAATTTCTGAAGCGTTGGCAGGTACCATTTCGATGAATAGATGGACATCGGGAAGCATGTACCGGCTGCTGATTCCTTCCCTGATACCTACTGATAAAGTCATTTATTTGGACTGCGACGTTATCGTGAATATGGACATTTCGGAGCTGTGGGCGACGGATCTGGGCGGTTGTTATTTGGGGGCAATCCATGATCAAGGCATCATGGGCGTAGCCCATATCGTCGCGGCTTTCGGTCTGAATCCGGAGAGTTACTTTAATTCAGGTGTTATCTTATTCGGGTTGAATAATATCCGCCAAAAATTGAACTGGTATGAGGAAATGGTGAACTTCTTGCGCAGCCACCCCGATACCACCATGCCGGATCAGGACGTATTGAATCATGTGTTTGGCCGGAACTTCCTTCCATTGGATCAGCGTTTTAACTCCTTCCACATCAATGGTTTAGAACCGGACTTTCATCAAAAAATCGTGCACTTTGCAGGCGATATCAAATGCTGGGATCCGCTTTCTCCCGGATTCGGCTTGTATCAGGATCACCTTAACCTGACTCCCTGGAGAATCCCTTCTGAGCAGCTGGCGCAATTGGTGCAGACAGTGGAACCAATGAGGCATGTAGAACATGCAGGGCATATAGACCATGCGGGGGCAGAGCATCCGGGGCCAGCGCAGTCATTTGATCCCTTAGATCCAGCTCAGCCAATGCCGGCTTTGCGGCCAGCTCAAAAAACGCGGTCCGTTCGGTCTGTTAGACGCAGAATCTCCAGAAGAAAGGTCCGTGCCCGAGGCCGATATCTTCTCCTAAAGCGAAAAAACCGGAAAATCTCACTAAGTAAATCCGGGGGCATTGGCATTAGACAAAGCAGACGACTTAAAGTGAAGCAGCGGAGAAAGGAGAACCCGGCTTCCTTGAACAAGACGACATCCGGAACACGCATGAAGTCAAAAAAAACGGTTGTGCTTCAGTCGACCAAAAAGCATATCCCATTAAAATCAGGCAGCCGTCTAAATCGGAGGTCGAATATTCCGCTCCCATTATTGAACATAAGAAAAACGTCTATCGACGTACTTTCTAAGAAGACAGACCGCATTTAG
- a CDS encoding carbohydrate ABC transporter permease, which produces MTSSASNKASRIAVHILLIAGAVLMIMPFLWMLSTSFKSFADSMKVPPALFPAEWHFENYSKVLETIDFARYYGNTLLITVSRTAGQLLLCSLAAYSFASLKFPGKNIIFLAMLAVLMVPSQVVMIPSFVIMRELDWLDTFYVLIIPGIFSAFGTFLLRQFFMTLPKDLEEAAKIDGCSYFRIYWNIYLPLSKSALVSLAIFTILASWNELLWPLIMTSSEDMRVLSIGISTFQGQHSTDYPLLMAGAVMATLPIIILFIFLQRYFIEGIAMNGIKA; this is translated from the coding sequence ATGACAAGCAGCGCCAGCAACAAAGCAAGCAGGATCGCGGTTCACATTTTGCTCATCGCAGGAGCCGTGCTCATGATCATGCCCTTTCTATGGATGCTGTCCACATCCTTTAAATCTTTTGCCGACTCCATGAAGGTGCCGCCCGCGCTTTTCCCTGCGGAATGGCATTTCGAGAACTATTCCAAGGTTTTGGAAACCATCGATTTTGCAAGATATTACGGAAATACACTGCTCATTACGGTCAGCCGAACGGCTGGTCAGCTTCTGCTCTGTTCGCTAGCCGCCTATTCCTTTGCTAGTCTGAAGTTCCCGGGCAAAAACATCATTTTTCTCGCAATGCTGGCCGTCCTCATGGTTCCGTCCCAGGTGGTCATGATTCCAAGCTTTGTCATCATGCGTGAGCTGGACTGGCTGGATACATTTTACGTGCTGATCATTCCCGGAATCTTTAGCGCCTTCGGTACCTTCCTGCTGCGGCAGTTCTTTATGACGCTGCCCAAAGATCTGGAGGAGGCGGCCAAAATAGACGGCTGCAGCTACTTCCGGATTTATTGGAACATTTATCTGCCTCTGTCCAAATCGGCGCTCGTTTCCCTGGCCATTTTTACTATCTTGGCCTCATGGAATGAACTGCTGTGGCCGCTCATCATGACCAGTTCTGAGGATATGCGGGTGCTATCCATCGGCATTTCGACGTTTCAAGGCCAGCATTCCACCGACTATCCGCTGCTGATGGCCGGTGCGGTCATGGCGACGCTGCCGATCATCATTTTGTTTATATTCCTGCAGCGTTATTTTATTGAAGGCATTGCGATGAATGGAATCAAGGCGTAG
- a CDS encoding phosphatase PAP2 family protein has product MSWLKNKIPERMMRWTPLLLMLVFPVLGSLYQLVNKPRSRVYSLVTPLDEATPFIKYFALPYGVWIFFIYVCIVYFFFHDRSSYYQSLLLYTVCALTCYIIYLVFQTTVPRPEVVGNDPFSKLMQYIYNRDKPFNCFPSIHCFSSYMVMRLIWKSPARNWVNIILISGMSLLIIASTLFVKQHVIMDVVGAIALVEIYYFIFFKLLTKYRHKMASERHQEFHA; this is encoded by the coding sequence ATGTCATGGCTAAAAAATAAGATTCCTGAGCGGATGATGCGCTGGACCCCCCTTTTGCTGATGCTTGTTTTTCCTGTACTTGGCAGCCTTTATCAATTGGTGAATAAACCCAGAAGCCGGGTATATTCCTTAGTCACGCCCCTGGATGAGGCGACGCCTTTCATTAAATATTTTGCGCTTCCGTATGGGGTTTGGATTTTCTTCATTTATGTATGTATTGTTTATTTTTTCTTCCATGATCGGAGTTCGTATTACCAGTCTCTGCTGCTGTATACCGTGTGCGCACTGACATGTTATATCATTTATCTGGTATTTCAGACGACTGTGCCGCGGCCGGAAGTGGTCGGAAATGATCCGTTTTCAAAGTTGATGCAGTATATTTATAACCGTGACAAGCCGTTTAACTGTTTTCCGAGTATCCACTGTTTCTCGAGTTATATGGTGATGAGGTTGATTTGGAAGAGTCCGGCGCGGAATTGGGTAAACATCATTTTGATCAGCGGAATGTCGCTTTTGATCATTGCATCGACGTTGTTTGTCAAGCAGCATGTGATCATGGACGTGGTTGGCGCGATTGCACTTGTTGAGATTTATTACTTTATATTCTTCAAGCTTCTGACGAAATACCGCCATAAAATGGCTTCCGAGCGCCATCAGGAATTTCATGCATAA
- the pstC gene encoding phosphate ABC transporter permease subunit PstC — protein MQPSRKNRFSRYMRARLANRLSAYYFLLSILALCFVLGLVIFFIGKTAMLTFKHISLADFFLSFNWTPEEDHYGAAAIIINTLSLTALTLIMAVPIAVGLAILIAEIAPKWIKNMMRPILDLLVGVPSIVYGYLGLTVLIPFLRRLSGENLGDGLLAAALVLALMVLPTICRISDEAISMVPKKYREAAYALGSTRLQVMLRVVIPAAGRGIIAAIIMGMTRAIGETMAVVMVIGNTAQLAKTLFTPASVLTSNIVMQISNVEFDSTWNYALHMMAFLLLAISFILILFIRYLGRKGSDKA, from the coding sequence ATGCAGCCGTCACGCAAAAATAGATTCAGCCGCTATATGCGCGCCCGATTGGCAAACCGATTGTCAGCGTATTATTTCCTGCTCAGCATTCTGGCATTGTGTTTTGTCCTGGGCCTGGTCATTTTTTTCATCGGAAAAACCGCGATGCTGACTTTTAAACATATCTCCTTGGCGGACTTTTTCCTTTCCTTTAACTGGACGCCGGAAGAGGATCATTACGGAGCGGCGGCGATAATCATCAACACTTTATCCTTAACGGCATTGACCTTGATCATGGCGGTTCCGATAGCTGTAGGTCTGGCCATATTGATCGCGGAAATTGCGCCGAAATGGATAAAAAACATGATGCGTCCGATTCTGGACCTTCTGGTGGGAGTGCCGTCCATCGTTTACGGATACCTTGGTTTGACCGTTTTGATTCCTTTTTTGCGCAGACTCAGCGGAGAGAACTTAGGCGACGGCCTGCTGGCTGCGGCGTTAGTGCTTGCGCTCATGGTGCTGCCGACCATTTGCCGGATCAGCGACGAAGCGATTTCCATGGTACCGAAGAAATACCGCGAAGCCGCATATGCGCTGGGGTCGACGCGCCTTCAGGTTATGCTGCGGGTCGTTATTCCTGCTGCGGGCCGGGGAATTATCGCAGCTATCATCATGGGTATGACGCGGGCGATCGGGGAAACGATGGCGGTGGTGATGGTCATCGGGAACACGGCCCAACTGGCAAAAACGCTGTTCACGCCGGCTTCCGTGCTTACAAGCAATATCGTCATGCAAATATCGAATGTGGAGTTTGACTCCACCTGGAATTATGCGCTGCATATGATGGCATTCCTGCTCTTGGCCATTTCGTTTATTTTGATCCTGTTCATCCGCTATCTCGGCCGCAAAGGGAGTGATAAAGCATGA
- a CDS encoding ROK family transcriptional regulator has translation MRKGDLKLVQELNRSLILDQIRSKGPISRIDIAKECHMSPSTVAAAVQDLIKEGYVSELGTGDSSGGRKPILLRFAPENHLIVAVDITNEAILIAELNLEAEVKRKVSSPLEGRKGNEAIRFMMEELDGFMQTCERLDHCAGISVTVPGVVNEKEGTVYYNSRLGLDHVPLKKMIEDRYGLRAWVENDANAVVLAERRFGRCRECPDLIYIVVGDGVGAGILVNDHILRGTRGGAGEFGHFSVTGSGLRCGCGNVGCLENAISWPAVFSRIVAGIALGRPTVFNELCGKDFAAIQPSVYKKAVHLGDALANEINEDIAEHLSTGIVNLVNLFNPGTIILGGCLALDNPALLERVRNHVDKRGLRVLKDDIRIEQTSLDPDANLIGGAAVVLQDMFRFSLVDD, from the coding sequence ATGAGGAAAGGCGATTTGAAGCTGGTTCAAGAGCTTAACCGTTCGTTAATATTAGATCAGATCCGCAGCAAAGGCCCGATTTCCAGAATCGATATCGCCAAAGAATGTCATATGAGCCCATCAACCGTCGCTGCGGCCGTTCAGGATTTGATAAAGGAAGGTTATGTTTCCGAGCTTGGCACAGGTGATTCCAGCGGCGGACGAAAGCCGATTTTGCTGCGGTTTGCGCCTGAGAACCATTTGATCGTCGCCGTTGATATCACAAATGAAGCGATTCTAATCGCGGAACTGAATCTGGAGGCCGAAGTAAAACGCAAGGTTAGCAGCCCGCTTGAAGGCCGGAAAGGGAATGAAGCCATCCGATTTATGATGGAAGAACTGGATGGATTCATGCAGACCTGCGAGCGCCTTGACCACTGCGCAGGCATTTCGGTTACTGTTCCAGGCGTAGTAAACGAAAAGGAAGGGACCGTATATTATAATTCAAGGCTTGGCCTTGACCATGTGCCGTTAAAAAAAATGATCGAAGACCGCTACGGGCTGCGGGCATGGGTTGAAAACGATGCAAACGCCGTTGTGCTGGCCGAGCGGAGGTTCGGTAGGTGCCGCGAATGTCCGGATTTGATTTATATTGTCGTCGGAGACGGAGTAGGCGCGGGTATTCTTGTCAATGACCATATTTTGCGCGGCACCCGCGGGGGCGCAGGCGAATTTGGCCATTTCAGCGTAACCGGAAGCGGCTTAAGATGCGGCTGCGGGAATGTGGGATGTCTTGAAAACGCCATTAGTTGGCCTGCGGTTTTTTCGAGAATAGTGGCAGGGATAGCTTTGGGAAGACCAACGGTATTCAATGAGCTGTGCGGGAAGGACTTCGCGGCGATTCAACCGTCTGTTTATAAAAAAGCGGTTCACCTTGGCGATGCACTCGCAAACGAGATAAATGAAGACATTGCCGAGCATTTAAGCACAGGTATCGTTAACTTGGTGAATCTGTTTAATCCCGGAACGATTATTCTTGGCGGCTGTCTGGCGCTTGATAATCCGGCGCTGCTTGAGCGGGTGCGGAATCATGTCGACAAACGCGGGCTGCGAGTATTAAAAGATGACATTCGAATCGAACAGACATCGCTTGATCCGGATGCCAATCTGATTGGCGGAGCTGCGGTTGTGCTTCAGGATATGTTCCGGTTTTCGCTGGTTGATGATTGA
- a CDS encoding FadR/GntR family transcriptional regulator: MTLQPPKKRTLVEQIVSQLERLIEEGVWPVGERIPAEPELVKELGVSRNTVREAIHALIHAGMLRTRQGDGTYVCSASSLTPVLARRLERSKLSETLEVRAALEQEGARLAALRRTPDDIAQIKAAYEDCRKAEEEGNIACYIRSDYIFHKEVIAAAHNSILSDLYDSISEAVEQVLTYGSGSLDLIRKHSVLNGRLVAAIIAQDGVESMGVVRTYIDATHEMLLEDREGGNELHHE; encoded by the coding sequence ATGACATTACAGCCCCCGAAAAAACGAACGCTGGTTGAGCAGATCGTATCTCAATTGGAGCGTTTGATCGAAGAGGGCGTTTGGCCCGTTGGAGAGCGAATCCCTGCGGAGCCCGAGCTTGTAAAAGAGCTTGGCGTTAGCAGGAACACGGTCAGGGAAGCCATTCACGCTCTTATCCATGCAGGCATGCTGCGGACAAGGCAAGGTGACGGAACGTATGTGTGTTCTGCAAGCAGCCTGACGCCGGTGCTGGCGCGAAGGCTGGAGCGCTCTAAGTTGAGCGAAACGCTGGAGGTCCGGGCGGCTTTGGAACAGGAGGGAGCCCGTCTAGCTGCGTTGCGGCGAACGCCGGATGATATCGCACAGATTAAAGCGGCGTATGAGGACTGCCGCAAGGCGGAAGAAGAGGGGAATATCGCCTGCTACATCCGTTCGGATTATATATTTCACAAAGAGGTTATTGCAGCCGCACATAATTCTATTCTAAGCGATTTGTACGACTCCATAAGCGAAGCCGTAGAACAAGTGTTGACTTATGGAAGCGGCAGCTTGGATTTGATAAGGAAGCATTCGGTGCTGAACGGCCGGCTGGTTGCGGCGATCATTGCCCAGGATGGGGTCGAATCCATGGGGGTCGTTCGGACCTATATCGATGCTACGCATGAAATGCTGCTTGAGGATAGAGAAGGAGGAAATGAATTACATCATGAATAG
- a CDS encoding carbohydrate ABC transporter permease → MKQRRNPSKLSIREAAWGYLFILPVVLGLAIFYMVPSAASLFLSFTAWDGMSSPVFNGIDNFAQLAADGKFTRSLLNTLLYTIATVPLSIAFAVILAVLLNQKIKGMVLYRTLYFIPVITMPIAVGMVWKWLYNSEFGLINFVLGTLHLPQPNWLFDEKFALFSIVIVSVWTSIGYNAVILLSGLQGISASYYEAASLDGAGTLYRFFRITLPLLTPSLFFVLVMSFINSFQVFDLVFIMMGQQSSLLDSTRTVVYNIWEDGFKYFNMGYASAQAFILFIIILVITAFQMYFQKRWVHYQ, encoded by the coding sequence ATAAAGCAAAGGCGCAATCCTTCCAAGCTTTCGATCCGTGAAGCGGCCTGGGGATATCTTTTCATTCTCCCGGTTGTGCTCGGGCTTGCCATATTTTATATGGTCCCCTCCGCCGCTTCCTTGTTCCTGTCCTTTACGGCTTGGGACGGCATGTCCTCCCCCGTCTTTAACGGAATCGACAACTTTGCGCAGCTTGCAGCGGACGGGAAGTTCACCCGCTCGCTGTTGAACACGCTGCTCTACACTATAGCTACAGTACCGCTTTCCATTGCTTTTGCCGTCATATTAGCCGTGCTGTTGAACCAGAAGATCAAAGGCATGGTTCTCTACAGAACCCTTTATTTTATTCCGGTGATCACGATGCCCATTGCCGTCGGAATGGTCTGGAAGTGGCTGTACAACTCGGAGTTCGGGCTAATTAATTTCGTGCTTGGAACTCTCCATCTGCCGCAGCCGAACTGGCTCTTCGATGAGAAATTCGCTCTGTTCTCGATCGTAATCGTCAGCGTGTGGACCAGCATCGGATATAACGCCGTCATTCTTCTCTCCGGCCTGCAGGGCATTTCCGCCAGCTACTATGAAGCAGCCTCATTGGACGGCGCCGGTACGCTGTACCGTTTTTTTCGGATTACGCTGCCGTTGCTTACGCCCAGCCTGTTTTTTGTGCTTGTTATGTCTTTCATCAACTCTTTTCAGGTATTCGATCTTGTCTTTATCATGATGGGCCAGCAGTCCTCCCTGCTCGATTCGACGCGGACCGTCGTCTACAACATTTGGGAGGATGGCTTCAAGTATTTTAATATGGGTTACGCTTCCGCCCAAGCTTTCATTCTGTTTATCATCATCCTCGTCATCACGGCCTTTCAGATGTACTTCCAGAAGCGCTGGGTCCATTATCAATAA
- a CDS encoding ABC transporter substrate-binding protein: MRKSFCGLLTIIFLFAAVLAGCGGSTGESSGKKVLNVALWDENVKEPLTKTIQLYNQNHPDVEVKVTYTPWADYWTKLKTSLAGNSGPDVFWMNGPNFYAYASNGWIKDLQPLVDESKLDASVYTDALINLYSYKDHLYGLPYFLDAVGLYYNKELFDKAGIPYPDDSWTWNSIEENAAKLTNKENGVYGYAALIDSQSGYYDLIHQAGGYIISEDKKSSGFDSPETLSAFKWEQSLMEKGISPSAQQQLETKPLQLFGSGKVAMFPAISVSAPELYKLLGDKLGVAPLPAGKQKATIVHGLSWAMNGKTKHEKEAWELIQVLSGKEGEQLLADSGFSIPAYKGTEKGWLKSIPSLNLQVFVDSLKFAVPYPVSEKTAEWQDIESKEIQDAFLGKKTFDDALKTIAEKMNGILATEGKH; this comes from the coding sequence ATGAGAAAAAGCTTTTGTGGACTCTTAACGATCATATTCCTGTTTGCGGCGGTTTTGGCCGGTTGCGGCGGTTCCACGGGTGAGTCGAGCGGCAAAAAGGTGTTAAATGTCGCTTTATGGGATGAAAACGTGAAAGAACCTCTCACCAAAACCATTCAGCTGTACAATCAAAACCATCCGGATGTCGAAGTCAAAGTGACTTACACGCCTTGGGCCGACTATTGGACGAAGCTCAAGACAAGCCTTGCCGGCAACAGCGGCCCGGATGTTTTTTGGATGAACGGTCCGAACTTCTATGCATATGCCTCCAACGGTTGGATCAAGGATCTTCAACCCCTCGTTGACGAAAGCAAGCTCGATGCTTCCGTATACACGGACGCGCTTATCAACCTTTACTCTTACAAGGATCATCTTTACGGCCTTCCCTATTTCCTCGACGCCGTAGGACTTTACTATAATAAAGAATTATTCGACAAAGCCGGCATCCCCTACCCGGACGATAGCTGGACATGGAACTCCATTGAAGAAAATGCTGCCAAATTGACGAATAAAGAGAATGGCGTCTACGGCTACGCCGCATTGATTGACAGCCAGTCGGGTTATTATGATCTCATTCATCAGGCTGGAGGCTACATCATTTCAGAGGATAAAAAAAGCTCCGGTTTCGATTCCCCTGAAACTTTATCCGCCTTCAAATGGGAGCAAAGCCTGATGGAAAAAGGAATCTCCCCGAGCGCCCAACAGCAGCTGGAGACCAAACCGCTGCAGCTTTTCGGATCCGGCAAAGTCGCCATGTTCCCGGCCATCTCCGTCAGCGCTCCCGAGCTGTATAAACTTCTCGGCGACAAACTTGGCGTAGCCCCGCTGCCGGCCGGAAAACAAAAAGCAACGATCGTTCACGGCCTCAGCTGGGCCATGAACGGAAAAACCAAACATGAAAAGGAAGCATGGGAACTGATTCAAGTGCTGTCAGGCAAAGAAGGCGAGCAGCTGCTTGCCGATTCCGGGTTCAGCATTCCCGCCTATAAGGGAACGGAAAAGGGTTGGCTCAAATCCATTCCGTCTTTAAACCTGCAGGTATTTGTGGACAGCTTGAAGTTTGCGGTCCCTTATCCGGTATCCGAAAAAACAGCGGAATGGCAGGATATCGAATCGAAGGAAATACAGGATGCCTTCCTTGGCAAAAAAACGTTTGATGACGCTTTAAAAACGATTGCCGAGAAGATGAACGGGATCCTCGCCACCGAAGGCAAACATTAA